One Candidatus Peregrinibacteria bacterium DNA segment encodes these proteins:
- a CDS encoding undecaprenyl-diphosphate phosphatase: MSLFDACLLGLLQGITEFLPISSSGHLVVAETLLGLHVDGLKDFDVALHVGTLLAILVYFRKDLLNFKWWPWLILGSVPAALIGFTLEDQIDALFRSASSVAILMILVGLLFFIPQRREDRPLTWWRALLMGCGQAIAIIPGVSRSGATIFTGMQLGLKREDAARFSFLLGSIAIAGAGLLKALDTAQLSIAPPILLAALLSAFFSSLLVASWLMKFLKKHSFRAFGIYRIIFGITLLCILNF; this comes from the coding sequence ATGTCACTGTTTGATGCCTGCCTGCTCGGCCTCCTGCAAGGAATCACGGAATTCTTGCCCATTTCTTCATCGGGCCACCTTGTTGTGGCGGAAACATTACTGGGATTGCACGTGGATGGACTTAAGGACTTCGATGTGGCGCTTCACGTGGGGACTCTTTTGGCGATTCTCGTTTATTTCCGCAAAGATCTACTCAATTTCAAATGGTGGCCTTGGCTCATTTTAGGAAGCGTTCCTGCCGCTCTCATTGGTTTCACCCTAGAGGATCAAATCGATGCCCTGTTTAGAAGCGCTTCTTCTGTGGCGATACTGATGATCCTTGTTGGGCTTTTATTTTTTATTCCACAGCGTCGCGAGGATCGCCCACTCACCTGGTGGAGAGCTCTACTCATGGGTTGCGGACAGGCCATAGCGATCATTCCAGGGGTTTCACGGAGCGGAGCGACCATCTTTACTGGCATGCAACTCGGCCTCAAGCGTGAAGATGCAGCTCGATTTTCTTTTTTACTCGGATCCATTGCCATTGCGGGAGCAGGTCTCCTAAAAGCCCTGGACACAGCCCAGCTCAGCATTGCTCCTCCCATTCTGCTGGCAGCTTTGCTCTCAGCCTTTTTCTCCAGCTTACTCGTCGCCAGCTGGCTCATGAAATTCTTAAAAAAACATTCCTTCAGAGCATTCGGAATTTACCGTATTATTTTCGGAATCACTTTGCTCTGTATTCTGAATTTCTAA
- a CDS encoding S-layer homology domain-containing protein: protein MKKLKFLILVTVATSLLANSLTGVRSSTDSNLDEANVEFKYVFTDGDQARNVSDEAEDNDGQTFVAFDDQDEDTQYLYLGSEDPFNEAIFLIEEGIEVDADEDLDITWEYSTSSDWRTLELDRDEVDEFDDDGTFKIEFDPASSWRETEVEDKEAYWIRVKIEGEVDQGVTIDQISGVAYNISVTVTDQNGNFLTDLDEDNFRLYDISDDKIYEWTNNGKGEYEFAVNNENDDSFLFVVDVKDYSEYGINVVEFSGEALAYKIQLTLDTGCNAPFVDLDYHWAQTAVELLYCRGIIEGEGSNLYGVNHSVTRAEFLKMAMMNADINTSRYENVNIPYGDVDEDEWYYEYVAAAYRMDVIDGAHAYFPEGEISRVEALTILVRMTGMEGDKSATRFSDVKASEWYAATVRLATDYEVVEGYPDGTFKPDRKLSRSEAAMMTNNAYNAWYQN, encoded by the coding sequence ATGAAAAAGCTCAAATTCCTTATTCTTGTAACGGTGGCCACCAGCCTCCTTGCAAACTCACTCACTGGAGTGCGTTCATCCACCGACAGCAACCTCGATGAGGCCAATGTTGAATTCAAATACGTCTTCACCGATGGCGACCAAGCCAGGAATGTGAGCGACGAAGCGGAAGACAACGACGGTCAAACCTTTGTGGCTTTCGACGACCAAGATGAAGACACTCAATATCTTTACTTAGGTTCTGAAGATCCCTTCAACGAAGCCATCTTCTTGATTGAAGAAGGCATTGAAGTGGACGCAGACGAAGACCTCGACATCACTTGGGAATACTCCACCTCCAGCGACTGGAGAACTCTCGAACTCGACCGCGATGAAGTGGATGAATTCGACGACGATGGGACTTTCAAAATTGAATTCGACCCAGCTTCTTCATGGAGAGAAACCGAAGTGGAAGACAAAGAGGCTTACTGGATTCGCGTGAAGATAGAAGGGGAAGTGGATCAAGGAGTGACCATCGATCAAATTTCTGGAGTGGCTTACAACATCTCTGTGACGGTGACCGATCAAAACGGAAACTTCCTCACAGATTTGGATGAAGACAACTTCCGTCTCTACGACATCTCTGACGATAAAATCTACGAATGGACCAACAATGGTAAGGGTGAATACGAATTCGCAGTGAACAATGAAAACGACGACAGTTTCCTCTTTGTGGTGGACGTTAAAGATTACAGCGAATACGGAATCAATGTGGTGGAATTCAGCGGTGAAGCACTTGCTTACAAGATTCAACTCACCCTCGACACCGGATGCAACGCTCCGTTTGTAGACCTCGATTACCACTGGGCTCAAACCGCCGTGGAACTGCTCTACTGTCGTGGAATCATTGAAGGAGAAGGAAGCAATCTTTATGGAGTGAACCACAGCGTGACTCGTGCCGAATTCCTCAAGATGGCCATGATGAACGCAGACATCAATACGTCTCGTTACGAGAATGTAAACATCCCTTATGGAGATGTGGATGAAGACGAATGGTACTACGAATACGTAGCTGCAGCCTACAGGATGGATGTGATCGACGGTGCCCATGCTTACTTCCCTGAAGGAGAAATCTCTCGTGTGGAAGCCCTCACTATTCTCGTTCGTATGACAGGAATGGAAGGCGACAAGTCCGCAACTCGCTTCTCGGACGTGAAGGCCAGCGAATGGTATGCAGCCACCGTGCGTCTCGCAACCGACTACGAAGTGGTTGAAGGATATCCCGACGGCACCTTCAAACCCGATCGCAAGCTCTCTCGTTCCGAAGCGGCGATGATGACCAACAACGCGTACAACGCTTGGTACCAAAACTAA
- a CDS encoding DUF1297 domain-containing protein — MLNIPEVLASYNLKEITIGVLGGHSALEVCEGAKKLGFQTLVVAQKGREKTYEKYYRTRTHGAQQSANREVGCVDHLITLDKFADIVKPEVQEELRGRSTIFVHNRYFWVYCDFNAIENDFNVPIYGTRHLVRLEERDQPNNQYVLLEKAGIRIPKIIRTGEATVTGDALKTVLDQHFDTNRGGPIIVKVNEATRTYERAFFVAVSTGDFEKKSKEMIASGKITEEGLNKAVIEEFIIGAQVNLNFFYSPITGELELMGTDMRRQTSLDGFLRLNADVQNELLSSGYQSSMVETGHVSVTMKESLLEKAFDIGEKFVKASQENAAPGILGPFALQGAVAAENGREEFVIFDVSMRIPGSPGTRFTPYTSYLWGRSMSFGERIALDIKEALDSGRLSEIVT, encoded by the coding sequence ATGCTGAACATTCCTGAAGTACTGGCCTCCTACAACCTCAAAGAAATCACCATTGGTGTACTGGGGGGGCACAGCGCCCTGGAAGTATGTGAAGGGGCTAAAAAATTAGGATTTCAGACCCTCGTCGTAGCGCAAAAAGGACGCGAAAAGACTTATGAAAAATACTACCGCACTCGTACGCACGGGGCGCAGCAAAGTGCCAATCGAGAAGTGGGTTGCGTGGATCATCTCATCACTCTCGATAAGTTCGCCGACATCGTAAAACCCGAAGTTCAAGAAGAACTCCGCGGCCGGAGCACGATCTTTGTACACAACCGTTATTTTTGGGTTTACTGCGACTTCAACGCCATTGAAAACGACTTCAATGTGCCCATCTATGGCACTCGCCACCTTGTGCGTCTCGAAGAACGCGACCAACCGAACAATCAATATGTACTCCTTGAAAAAGCTGGCATTCGTATTCCTAAAATCATACGCACCGGGGAGGCCACTGTGACTGGCGACGCACTCAAAACCGTACTCGACCAGCATTTCGACACCAATAGAGGAGGGCCCATCATCGTGAAAGTGAACGAAGCAACCCGCACTTACGAACGCGCCTTCTTTGTGGCCGTCAGCACGGGTGACTTCGAAAAAAAATCCAAAGAAATGATTGCCAGCGGCAAAATCACGGAGGAAGGACTCAACAAAGCGGTGATTGAAGAATTCATCATCGGGGCTCAAGTGAATCTCAATTTTTTCTACTCACCCATCACGGGCGAACTCGAGTTGATGGGCACCGACATGCGTCGCCAAACCAGCCTCGATGGCTTTTTGCGCCTTAATGCCGACGTCCAAAACGAACTGCTCAGTTCAGGCTACCAGTCCAGCATGGTGGAAACCGGACACGTTTCGGTGACCATGAAAGAATCCTTGCTCGAAAAAGCCTTCGACATCGGGGAAAAATTTGTAAAAGCCTCTCAAGAAAATGCAGCCCCTGGCATACTCGGACCCTTCGCTTTGCAAGGGGCAGTCGCCGCCGAAAATGGACGTGAAGAATTTGTGATTTTTGATGTTTCCATGCGCATTCCCGGTTCACCTGGCACGCGTTTCACACCTTATACCAGTTACCTTTGGGGACGCTCCATGAGTTTTGGCGAACGCATCGCCCTCGACATCAAAGAAGCCCTCGACAGCGGACGACTGAGTGAGATTGTGACTTAA
- a CDS encoding type II toxin-antitoxin system VapC family toxin, translated as MILDTSFIFAYFNSVDSLHKKARHIFKSSAEEPHFVSFLVYQELLTLMTSRFSSKEAIQLSEILLSEDSGIQLLKMDEEYFEESVALFEELSPHKLSFVDISLLVLAKNLEAKVLTFDERLVRALNA; from the coding sequence GTGATTCTTGATACTTCTTTTATTTTCGCTTATTTCAATTCAGTCGATTCTCTTCATAAAAAGGCGCGTCATATTTTTAAATCTAGTGCAGAAGAGCCTCATTTTGTTTCTTTTTTAGTGTATCAAGAACTACTCACACTCATGACGTCACGATTTTCTTCGAAGGAGGCAATTCAACTGAGTGAGATCCTCCTTTCAGAAGATTCTGGAATTCAACTTTTAAAAATGGACGAAGAATATTTCGAAGAAAGTGTCGCTCTTTTTGAAGAACTTTCACCTCATAAACTTTCTTTTGTGGATATATCGCTTTTGGTTTTAGCAAAAAATCTTGAAGCAAAAGTGCTCACTTTTGACGAACGTTTGGTACGGGCCTTGAACGCTTAA
- a CDS encoding type IV secretory system conjugative DNA transfer family protein, translating into MEFLQVILEQGTPENAKKEQLFLQLLENLHNTAHHKHLSLELFGYGQYTYFFVGCEPSLTKLVEGLIYSIFPNSEIRPMKDYTHFYDSQKQHLVGTRLGFGKSDIYPIKTFKDFELDSLSGLFSVISKLGRNDQAWIQILISPREEDWQYHFGRRVQMRLNSMGRSFRLKNYVRLKDKKTFYTEESADFVHKSEHEPFEIEIRIGAVADSVSEAERNLAALSKAFFQFNKTDRNQFMLERPRRGAAFLREYTARHFVKPMIVSVDELATLYHFPNSDHVPHVVHILAKKHEPPKDLPTSTREDVSFFGTTNYHNNFQNFGIKRADRRRHLYAVGKSGTGKSKLLELLIKSDIEAGKGVGILDPHGDLVDNILRFIPEHRIKDVIYFDPADTEFPIAFNPLEKVDEKFKMQITIGFIDIFKKLFGSNWSNRLEHVLRYTTLALLDSPNTTVLSILKMLSDKNYRQKIVARIEDSVVKNFWVNEFAGWSEKFDAEAITPLLNKVGQLVSTNMIRNIIGQSKNTFNLRDIMDGEKILLMKVSKGLLGEENAALLGSMIITKIYQAAMARADMREEDRKDFYFYVDEFQNFATDTFAEILSEARKYRLCLTIGHQYIGQLEEEVRKTVFGNVGSMVSFRVGAEDAAVLEGEYTPVFGVRDIINLGVREFYLKMSIDGELTEAFSGKTLDIQYGAVDHSRTIIEASRAAYCQSREVVEDQLKKWDEGGEVDAMAPVNKSVIEESTDFEMPLL; encoded by the coding sequence ATGGAATTTCTACAAGTCATTCTGGAGCAAGGTACGCCTGAAAATGCAAAAAAAGAGCAGCTTTTTCTTCAACTTTTAGAAAATCTTCACAATACGGCGCACCACAAGCATTTGTCGCTGGAACTCTTTGGTTATGGTCAGTACACCTACTTTTTCGTGGGCTGCGAACCCAGTTTGACTAAACTCGTGGAAGGACTCATTTATTCCATCTTCCCCAATAGCGAGATCCGCCCAATGAAGGATTACACTCATTTTTATGATTCTCAAAAGCAACACCTCGTGGGCACGCGGCTGGGCTTTGGGAAAAGCGATATTTATCCCATCAAAACATTCAAAGATTTTGAGCTCGATTCTTTGTCCGGGCTTTTCTCGGTGATTTCTAAACTTGGCCGTAATGATCAAGCGTGGATTCAAATTTTAATTTCGCCCCGTGAAGAAGATTGGCAATACCATTTTGGACGTCGAGTGCAAATGCGGCTCAATTCGATGGGACGCAGTTTTAGGCTTAAAAATTATGTACGTCTCAAAGATAAAAAGACCTTTTATACTGAAGAAAGTGCCGACTTTGTGCACAAGAGCGAACATGAACCTTTTGAGATTGAAATTCGTATTGGGGCGGTGGCGGATAGTGTTTCTGAAGCTGAAAGAAACTTGGCCGCGCTTTCGAAAGCGTTTTTTCAATTCAACAAAACGGATCGCAATCAATTCATGCTGGAACGACCTCGTCGAGGGGCTGCTTTTTTACGCGAATATACGGCTCGTCATTTTGTAAAACCGATGATTGTGAGTGTGGATGAACTTGCAACTTTGTACCATTTCCCCAACTCCGATCATGTGCCACACGTGGTGCATATTTTGGCTAAAAAACATGAACCGCCGAAAGACTTGCCCACTAGCACACGAGAAGATGTTTCTTTTTTTGGAACCACGAATTATCACAATAATTTTCAAAATTTTGGCATTAAGCGGGCGGACCGAAGGCGTCATCTTTATGCCGTGGGAAAGAGCGGTACCGGTAAGTCCAAACTGCTGGAACTTTTGATCAAAAGCGACATTGAGGCAGGCAAAGGTGTGGGCATTTTAGACCCCCACGGTGATCTGGTGGACAACATTTTGCGCTTCATCCCAGAGCATCGCATAAAGGATGTGATTTACTTTGATCCTGCAGACACCGAGTTCCCCATTGCGTTCAATCCGCTTGAAAAAGTGGATGAAAAATTCAAAATGCAAATCACGATTGGTTTCATTGATATTTTCAAAAAATTGTTCGGCTCCAATTGGTCCAATCGCTTGGAGCATGTGCTGCGTTATACGACTTTGGCGCTTTTGGATTCGCCGAATACGACTGTGCTGTCCATTTTGAAAATGCTCTCCGATAAAAATTATCGACAAAAAATTGTGGCTCGTATTGAAGACAGTGTGGTGAAAAACTTTTGGGTGAATGAATTCGCTGGTTGGAGTGAAAAATTTGATGCCGAAGCCATCACTCCTCTGCTCAATAAAGTGGGCCAGCTCGTGTCTACAAATATGATTCGAAACATCATTGGGCAGTCCAAAAATACTTTCAATCTTCGTGACATTATGGACGGCGAAAAAATTCTGCTCATGAAGGTTTCTAAAGGACTTTTGGGTGAAGAAAATGCGGCGCTGCTTGGCTCCATGATCATCACTAAAATTTATCAAGCGGCCATGGCCCGTGCGGATATGCGTGAGGAAGATCGTAAGGATTTTTACTTTTATGTGGATGAGTTTCAGAATTTTGCGACGGATACTTTTGCAGAAATCTTGTCGGAGGCACGTAAATATAGACTGTGTTTAACCATCGGCCATCAATACATCGGGCAGCTTGAAGAAGAGGTACGAAAAACGGTATTCGGGAATGTGGGTTCCATGGTCAGTTTCCGTGTGGGGGCGGAGGATGCAGCCGTGCTGGAAGGTGAATATACCCCTGTATTTGGCGTGCGTGACATCATCAATTTGGGCGTGCGTGAATTCTATTTAAAAATGTCCATCGATGGCGAGCTCACCGAAGCTTTTTCTGGAAAAACTTTGGACATTCAATACGGTGCTGTGGATCACTCTCGCACCATCATCGAAGCGTCGCGTGCCGCCTATTGTCAGTCGCGTGAAGTTGTTGAAGACCAACTCAAAAAATGGGACGAGGGCGGGGAGGTGGATGCTATGGCTCCCGTTAACAAAAGTGTGATTGAAGAAAGCACGGATTTTGAGATGCCTTTGCTTTAA
- a CDS encoding transposase gives MAYTQNPHLPRVRMEAAKLVLEKGWSTREVARHTGFNQSSIVRWVEKLRGNNYGHTIPTESSRPHSHPSELSAETVQKVIEYRLKYQRCAEVIHYFLERDGYEVSLSSVKRTLKRNEMTKYSKWKKWHQYEERPRPEKPGILVQIDTIVDGPYYDRLYVYTMLDVCSRWASAMPVMKIGTHASWEFIQHSQEDMPFELKMIQTDHGSEFSKWLTKTLVANEIQHRHSRVRTPTDNAYVERFNRTIQEECLSRVPKTLEAYKKSNP, from the coding sequence ATGGCATACACACAAAATCCCCATCTGCCTCGGGTGCGAATGGAGGCAGCAAAGTTAGTTCTGGAAAAAGGCTGGAGCACACGCGAAGTGGCCAGACACACAGGTTTTAACCAAAGCAGCATTGTGCGGTGGGTGGAAAAGCTCAGAGGCAATAACTATGGCCACACCATTCCCACAGAAAGCTCACGTCCCCATTCGCACCCCAGTGAGCTTTCTGCAGAGACAGTGCAGAAAGTCATAGAGTACAGACTCAAGTACCAGCGGTGTGCAGAAGTGATTCACTATTTTCTGGAAAGAGATGGCTACGAAGTGAGTCTTTCCAGTGTGAAGAGAACACTCAAAAGGAACGAGATGACCAAATACAGCAAGTGGAAGAAGTGGCACCAGTATGAGGAAAGACCGCGGCCTGAAAAACCAGGCATATTGGTGCAAATAGACACGATTGTGGATGGGCCTTATTATGACAGACTTTATGTATACACTATGCTGGACGTGTGCAGCAGATGGGCCTCTGCTATGCCGGTGATGAAGATTGGAACCCACGCAAGTTGGGAGTTTATTCAGCACTCACAAGAAGACATGCCCTTTGAACTTAAAATGATCCAGACAGACCATGGAAGTGAGTTTTCCAAGTGGCTCACTAAAACGCTTGTAGCTAATGAAATTCAGCACAGGCATTCAAGAGTACGAACACCCACAGACAATGCCTATGTGGAGAGATTCAACAGAACCATCCAGGAGGAATGCCTCTCCCGAGTCCCAAAGACTTTAGAGGCTTACAAAAAAAGCAATCCCTGA
- a CDS encoding transposase produces MSISLHRGDAKLLNHYRVLISVKELPEGSYEVFLMKNGKVLGDLCHNLLIRNHLEGKEPIRLIYSLKDSYTAEQIVNLYLERWGIEKSFKRVKQKFQLEKIRVLSLKKFINLIALTQFAMNLSVLMFRKVQALTHSLVTSVVSNYKGFIAKKSLTFNLESFITFLQNSLQSLQFHAPPKRQPSLFSFRQLKKLGSF; encoded by the coding sequence ATGTCCATATCTTTGCACAGGGGTGATGCAAAGCTATTGAACCATTACAGGGTCTTGATTTCTGTGAAAGAGTTGCCTGAAGGAAGCTACGAAGTGTTTTTGATGAAAAATGGAAAAGTGCTTGGGGATCTTTGCCACAATCTGCTCATACGGAACCATCTGGAAGGGAAAGAACCCATAAGGCTCATCTACTCACTCAAGGATTCATATACTGCAGAGCAGATTGTGAATTTGTATCTGGAAAGATGGGGAATTGAAAAGAGTTTTAAGAGAGTGAAGCAAAAGTTCCAGTTGGAGAAAATCCGTGTGCTTAGCCTGAAAAAGTTTATCAATTTGATTGCTCTGACTCAATTTGCAATGAACCTCTCTGTTCTTATGTTTAGGAAAGTCCAAGCTCTCACTCACAGTCTGGTTACTTCTGTTGTTTCCAACTACAAGGGGTTCATTGCAAAGAAATCACTCACCTTTAACCTGGAATCTTTCATAACTTTTCTCCAGAATTCTCTACAGTCACTCCAATTTCATGCCCCTCCAAAACGCCAACCCTCCCTCTTCTCATTCAGGCAACTGAAAAAACTGGGGTCTTTTTAG
- a CDS encoding type II toxin-antitoxin system HicB family antitoxin, giving the protein MQSSILNYLVFFKEEPEGGFTVLVPSLQGCVSYGENLEEAKRMAEEAILLYIEDLIESGEEVPSDEKAFSLSIKITKPAKRKEQYA; this is encoded by the coding sequence ATGCAAAGTTCTATCCTCAATTATTTAGTTTTCTTCAAAGAAGAACCCGAAGGAGGTTTTACAGTTCTTGTGCCAAGTTTGCAAGGATGCGTTAGCTACGGAGAGAATCTGGAAGAAGCCAAAAGAATGGCTGAGGAAGCTATATTGCTTTACATAGAAGATTTGATTGAATCTGGAGAAGAGGTGCCTTCCGATGAAAAAGCTTTTTCCTTGTCCATAAAAATCACCAAACCAGCCAAGAGAAAAGAACAATATGCCTAA
- a CDS encoding type II toxin-antitoxin system HicA family toxin codes for MPKLPTFNSKELIGFLEKIGFVIRRTSGSHVILFNEKKKRRAVVPFHKKELPRGTLHSILKEAGVSKKDL; via the coding sequence ATGCCTAAATTGCCCACTTTTAATTCCAAGGAACTCATTGGCTTCCTTGAAAAGATAGGTTTTGTAATTCGACGAACTTCAGGAAGTCACGTCATTTTGTTTAACGAAAAAAAGAAACGTCGTGCAGTTGTTCCATTCCATAAGAAAGAATTGCCTCGAGGAACGCTCCATTCTATTTTGAAAGAGGCAGGAGTTTCAAAAAAAGATCTTTAG
- a CDS encoding NAD(P)/FAD-dependent oxidoreductase: MQYDVVIIGASFAGLSLAHHLPSHLKVLILDMKRELNQSVESTGLITEHTYQLLKSFLPELDRYIPNRITTIGVVAPDYEHYFFSHTKDPWIYSTDTPAILEHLSKNLPSNVTLKIASQFTEYKVEAGEQQRVPTEAEHPVRVLYVNDGTRHEVQARFIVGADGSLSRVAQVNPRLSKNKEFLAGVEKVFYGKIMLGPHPDLTVYHFWFGEFSLGYGGWLSPTEIDGKAAFRLGLAKLKEDSKDIGRIKDFIEVLKEKKMIEIEPGTKEILTFGHLIPIGGPLKTVHDEHSLLLGDAAGLCGAFAADGIKGALVSGMVSAKLISEHLKGDRAALGRFHSEIQKYGRLMRYYRKQVLYRFIWERMKSNRSFFALWKVIEREKESFLYQFCDSKDRNKSLISVVLKWRNFPLLMKYALSLVRDLFNKWPI, from the coding sequence ATGCAGTATGACGTCGTCATCATTGGGGCCAGTTTTGCCGGGCTGAGTCTCGCCCACCATCTGCCTTCTCATTTGAAAGTGCTGATTTTGGACATGAAACGCGAGCTCAATCAATCCGTGGAATCGACGGGGCTGATTACCGAGCACACTTATCAACTTTTGAAATCTTTTTTGCCGGAGCTGGATCGATACATTCCCAATCGCATCACGACCATTGGTGTGGTGGCTCCCGACTACGAACATTACTTTTTTTCGCACACCAAAGACCCATGGATTTATAGTACCGATACACCTGCAATTTTGGAGCATTTATCTAAAAATTTGCCTTCGAATGTGACTTTAAAAATTGCATCGCAATTCACGGAATATAAGGTGGAAGCAGGCGAACAGCAGCGAGTGCCGACGGAGGCCGAGCATCCGGTGCGCGTTTTGTACGTGAATGATGGCACACGTCACGAAGTACAGGCGCGCTTTATTGTGGGTGCAGATGGAAGTTTGTCGCGAGTAGCGCAGGTGAATCCTCGGCTCTCCAAAAACAAGGAATTTTTGGCGGGTGTGGAGAAAGTTTTTTACGGAAAAATCATGCTTGGTCCTCATCCAGATCTTACGGTCTACCATTTTTGGTTTGGAGAGTTTTCGCTGGGTTACGGAGGGTGGCTTTCTCCAACGGAAATCGATGGTAAAGCAGCTTTTCGTTTGGGGCTTGCAAAGCTCAAAGAAGACTCCAAAGACATCGGCCGAATCAAAGATTTTATTGAAGTTTTAAAAGAGAAAAAGATGATTGAAATCGAGCCTGGCACTAAAGAAATTTTGACTTTTGGACATTTGATCCCCATTGGTGGGCCTTTAAAAACGGTTCATGATGAACACTCGCTTTTGCTGGGTGATGCCGCTGGACTTTGTGGCGCTTTTGCGGCAGATGGCATCAAGGGCGCGCTGGTTTCTGGAATGGTGAGTGCCAAGTTGATTTCGGAGCATTTGAAGGGGGATCGTGCGGCACTAGGACGCTTTCATTCGGAGATTCAAAAGTATGGCCGATTGATGCGCTATTATCGCAAGCAAGTTCTGTATCGTTTCATTTGGGAACGCATGAAGAGCAATCGCAGTTTCTTTGCTCTATGGAAGGTGATTGAACGTGAAAAAGAAAGTTTCCTCTACCAATTTTGTGACAGCAAAGATCGTAACAAAAGTCTGATTTCGGTGGTGCTCAAGTGGAGGAATTTCCCCTTGCTTATGAAGTATGCGCTGAGTTTGGTGCGGGATTTATTTAATAAGTGGCCTATTTAA
- a CDS encoding NTP transferase domain-containing protein, whose translation MKTLVLAAGRSRRVKPIEDKNFLKFAGKTLLEHQLDTLKRVGLTDILIVGGAHNEARLEEVCKPYGAKVLIQEKVEEGMAGAVLTAEPELVADEPLLIISSNDVLAQSAFELVLKAQSSNADVHLLAYEVKNYFPGGYLKMDGKRITDIIEKPEPGTEPSNLVNIVLHIFKNPKSLFDALRAVSSDRDDRYEVALQNLMQSQNFEAVPYTGFWQPIKFPWHVLDLMNFSFKVMGSRIHPSAQIAATAVIKGDVVIEEGVKIFDHASVVGPAYLGKNTVVANNALVRESMIGDNCVVGYSTEVARSFVGDDCWFHSNYVGDTVMGNNVSFGAGAICANLRLDEKEIVSGGQSSGRNKLGPILGENIRIGVQTSLMPGVRIGSNTLITSGLIIAEDIEAGKFVSGKTELTIKDNQAQLPINARAEMKKKF comes from the coding sequence ATGAAAACTTTAGTGCTCGCCGCCGGCCGCAGCCGACGGGTGAAACCCATTGAAGACAAAAATTTCCTGAAATTCGCAGGAAAAACCTTGCTCGAACATCAGCTGGACACTTTAAAACGTGTGGGGCTGACAGACATTCTCATTGTAGGAGGGGCTCACAATGAAGCCCGGCTCGAAGAAGTGTGCAAACCCTACGGCGCCAAGGTCCTCATTCAAGAAAAAGTGGAGGAGGGAATGGCAGGAGCGGTACTCACCGCTGAACCCGAACTCGTCGCAGATGAACCTTTGCTCATCATCAGCAGCAACGATGTACTCGCTCAAAGTGCCTTTGAGCTCGTTTTAAAAGCTCAAAGCTCGAACGCCGATGTTCACCTACTGGCTTATGAAGTTAAAAATTATTTTCCCGGTGGTTACCTCAAAATGGACGGAAAGCGGATCACAGACATCATTGAAAAACCCGAACCCGGGACAGAGCCTTCAAATTTGGTGAACATTGTCTTGCACATTTTCAAAAACCCAAAATCCCTTTTCGATGCCCTTCGTGCCGTGAGCAGTGATCGCGACGATCGCTACGAAGTCGCTCTGCAAAACCTTATGCAAAGCCAAAATTTCGAAGCCGTGCCTTACACTGGATTTTGGCAGCCCATCAAGTTTCCATGGCATGTACTCGACCTCATGAATTTCTCCTTCAAAGTCATGGGCAGCCGCATTCATCCTTCCGCTCAAATCGCTGCAACCGCTGTGATCAAAGGCGACGTGGTCATTGAAGAAGGAGTGAAGATTTTTGACCACGCCAGCGTTGTGGGTCCAGCCTATCTCGGAAAAAACACTGTCGTTGCAAACAACGCCCTCGTGCGTGAATCCATGATCGGGGACAATTGCGTCGTCGGTTACTCCACTGAAGTGGCACGCTCTTTCGTTGGCGACGATTGTTGGTTCCACAGCAACTACGTGGGAGACACCGTGATGGGCAACAACGTGAGCTTTGGTGCAGGAGCCATTTGCGCCAATCTGCGCCTCGATGAAAAAGAAATTGTTTCCGGTGGACAAAGCAGCGGACGCAATAAACTCGGTCCCATTCTTGGCGAAAACATTCGCATCGGTGTGCAAACCAGCCTCATGCCGGGCGTGCGCATCGGTTCAAACACTCTAATCACATCGGGACTCATCATCGCAGAAGACATTGAAGCTGGAAAATTCGTTAGTGGAAAAACCGAGCTCACCATCAAAGACAATCAAGCCCAGCTTCCCATAAACGCAAGGGCCGAGATGAAGAAAAAGTTTTAG